A genome region from Alkalimarinus coralli includes the following:
- a CDS encoding heavy metal translocating P-type ATPase yields the protein MDHVSHKEPVNSHCDKHDRTSDEQTTQEFLIEGASCASCVGKIEAALKAVPGVVDATMNFAQRTVTVSGAVKEDRLLKAVEAAGYTAKSREGNSEDELLDEKEAADLAYYKRLMREMTIALMLGVPLMAYSLIIGEMTVSTTAERIAWLIVGLLTAGVMYFSGRHFYIGAWKSFWNHSANMDTLIALGTGTAWLYSMAVVFFPSAVPEMARHVYFEATAMIIGLINLGLALELKARGRTSQAIKRLIGLQSKTARVVRDGKEIDIPIEQVLLDDLVRVRPGESISVDGIVVEGHTSVDESMLTGEPMPVEKKASDEVVAGTLNKTGSVIFKATRVGKDTALAKIISMVKRAQNSKPPIGRLADVISAYFVPVVMIIAVISALVWMNFGPEPAVGFAIVSATTVLIIACPCALGLATPMSVMVGVGKAAEAGVLIRNGEALQTASKITAMILDKTGTITLGSPKVTQVHLVNAVDENSVLLMAASLEAGSEHPLAVSIVESAQERDLSPLPVDRFKAIAGHGVEGVVDGKALLFGNEKLMRDRNIALSDAIEVAQNMAADAQTPMYFAVDGQLAAVIAVADPIKEDSIDAIKRLQKNGIRVVMLTGDNRATAKAVADKVGITEFFAEVLPEEKSNKVAELQMQGEIVGMTGDGINDAPALALANVGFAIGTGTDVAIESADITLMRGSLHGLADAIAVSKATLRNIKQNLFGAFVYNAAGVPFAAGVLYPFFGLLLSPVIAGAAMAFSSVTVVTNANRLRLFKAKEH from the coding sequence ATGGATCATGTTTCACACAAAGAACCGGTAAATAGTCACTGCGATAAACATGATCGCACCAGTGATGAACAAACGACACAAGAATTTCTTATTGAAGGGGCAAGTTGCGCGAGTTGTGTCGGAAAAATTGAGGCCGCGTTAAAGGCCGTGCCTGGCGTGGTAGATGCGACAATGAACTTTGCCCAGCGGACTGTAACGGTCAGTGGCGCGGTAAAGGAAGATCGACTACTAAAGGCAGTTGAAGCTGCTGGATACACTGCAAAGAGCCGTGAGGGCAATTCAGAGGATGAGCTGCTTGACGAAAAAGAAGCAGCAGATTTGGCCTACTACAAGCGACTCATGCGAGAAATGACGATCGCGCTGATGCTGGGTGTGCCACTTATGGCGTATAGCCTTATCATCGGTGAAATGACGGTTTCTACCACTGCTGAGCGTATAGCCTGGTTGATTGTTGGGTTGCTTACGGCGGGTGTTATGTACTTTTCAGGTAGACACTTTTATATCGGCGCCTGGAAATCGTTTTGGAATCATAGCGCCAACATGGATACATTGATTGCGCTTGGAACAGGCACCGCATGGCTATACTCCATGGCCGTTGTTTTTTTCCCCTCAGCCGTACCGGAAATGGCGCGCCACGTTTACTTCGAAGCGACCGCCATGATTATTGGCTTGATCAACCTGGGGTTGGCGCTAGAGCTTAAGGCGAGAGGACGAACCTCTCAGGCAATCAAGAGACTCATCGGCCTGCAATCTAAGACGGCCAGAGTCGTCCGTGACGGTAAAGAGATTGATATCCCCATAGAACAAGTCCTGTTAGATGACCTTGTACGTGTTAGGCCAGGCGAAAGTATTTCGGTTGATGGCATCGTCGTTGAAGGACATACCTCAGTAGATGAATCAATGCTTACCGGGGAACCGATGCCGGTGGAGAAGAAAGCATCCGATGAAGTCGTTGCCGGCACACTGAATAAAACGGGTTCGGTGATATTTAAAGCAACGCGAGTCGGTAAAGATACTGCGCTGGCGAAAATTATCAGCATGGTCAAGCGTGCTCAGAATTCAAAGCCACCTATTGGACGGTTAGCGGATGTTATTTCTGCTTACTTTGTACCGGTGGTTATGATTATTGCCGTTATCAGCGCACTTGTTTGGATGAATTTTGGGCCAGAACCAGCGGTTGGGTTCGCTATTGTTTCTGCAACGACAGTTCTGATTATTGCCTGCCCATGTGCGCTGGGCCTGGCTACTCCCATGTCGGTGATGGTAGGGGTGGGTAAGGCGGCGGAAGCCGGTGTATTGATCCGTAATGGTGAAGCGTTGCAAACGGCGTCTAAAATCACCGCGATGATTCTGGATAAAACCGGCACTATCACCTTGGGATCTCCGAAGGTAACCCAAGTTCACCTGGTTAATGCCGTCGACGAAAACAGCGTGCTGCTAATGGCTGCTAGTCTGGAGGCTGGATCAGAACACCCTTTAGCCGTTTCTATTGTTGAGTCTGCCCAAGAGCGTGATTTGAGTCCACTGCCTGTTGATAGGTTTAAAGCGATTGCAGGGCATGGCGTTGAAGGGGTTGTCGACGGTAAAGCCTTGTTGTTTGGCAATGAGAAGTTGATGCGTGACCGAAATATTGCGTTAAGCGATGCTATTGAGGTTGCACAAAATATGGCCGCTGACGCGCAAACGCCGATGTATTTTGCCGTGGACGGACAACTGGCCGCTGTGATCGCAGTAGCAGACCCCATCAAAGAGGACTCTATAGATGCTATTAAGCGTCTGCAAAAAAATGGCATAAGAGTGGTGATGCTGACAGGAGACAATAGAGCGACAGCCAAGGCAGTCGCCGACAAAGTGGGTATCACTGAATTTTTTGCAGAAGTATTACCGGAAGAAAAATCAAACAAAGTCGCAGAGCTTCAAATGCAAGGTGAAATAGTCGGTATGACCGGTGATGGCATTAATGATGCACCTGCCTTGGCGTTAGCCAATGTCGGTTTTGCTATCGGCACCGGTACTGATGTTGCAATCGAGAGTGCTGATATCACACTAATGCGCGGTTCACTTCATGGTCTGGCCGATGCCATCGCGGTGAGTAAGGCGACCTTGCGCAATATAAAACAGAATCTGTTTGGAGCATTCGTCTACAACGCGGCTGGTGTCCCTTTTGCGGCAGGCGTTTTATATCCATTCTTTGGCCTGCTGCTGAGTCCCGTTATAGCAGGTGCTGCCATGGCATTCTCCTCTGTTACGGTGGTTACTAACGCCAATCGACTGCGCTTATTCAAAGCTAAGGAGCACTGA
- a CDS encoding MerR family transcriptional regulator: MRVNELSKRAGVTSDTVRYYTRIGLLTPSKERENGYKNYNTADEKRLHFIIKSRHLGFSIVEIQEIINMSSTGNSPCCRVREVVKKRLNDAQQSIEELQQLYQRLKRAAATWETMPDGEPTGDSVCSLIEMWEEIELGEASLQKVSSLTP; this comes from the coding sequence ATGCGTGTTAACGAGCTGTCTAAAAGAGCGGGAGTGACGTCTGATACCGTACGTTACTACACGAGAATTGGGTTGCTGACTCCATCAAAGGAGAGGGAAAACGGGTATAAAAATTACAACACGGCGGATGAGAAACGTTTGCACTTTATTATCAAGTCTCGCCACCTCGGGTTTTCGATTGTCGAGATTCAAGAAATTATCAATATGTCCTCAACAGGTAACTCGCCCTGCTGTCGAGTTAGAGAGGTTGTTAAAAAACGTCTTAATGACGCACAACAGTCGATTGAAGAGCTTCAGCAGCTTTATCAGCGCCTGAAACGAGCGGCCGCTACCTGGGAAACAATGCCTGATGGAGAGCCCACTGGAGATTCGGTCTGCTCTTTAATAGAGATGTGGGAAGAAATAGAACTTGGTGAGGCTTCACTACAAAAAGTATCAAGCCTTACTCCGTAA
- a CDS encoding DUF2933 domain-containing protein produces the protein MSSKSSFWFTPKGIGALGLIGAVSYFLLMEHRQHLVDFLPFLILLLCPLMHLFMHGGHGHGKHAHEKQGGHENAHLKENVDMDDYRRGYDDALNEKKDQPDTKDDNHAR, from the coding sequence ATGTCTTCAAAATCATCTTTCTGGTTCACTCCAAAGGGGATAGGGGCGTTGGGCCTTATTGGTGCCGTGAGCTATTTTCTGTTAATGGAGCATCGCCAACACCTAGTTGATTTTTTGCCTTTTTTGATCTTGTTGCTTTGCCCGCTCATGCATCTGTTTATGCACGGGGGGCACGGGCACGGAAAGCATGCGCACGAAAAACAGGGCGGGCACGAGAATGCTCATTTAAAAGAGAATGTCGATATGGATGACTACAGGCGCGGTTATGACGATGCGCTGAACGAGAAAAAAGATCAACCAGATACTAAGGACGATAATCATGCACGGTGA
- a CDS encoding cupredoxin domain-containing protein: MKKILTIAAGIALISSGTVNAGAGSAVHGHGAGHDTQAKPSNHMDSSSHHEQMMNSEGMEGHAHSMDSLAGKPGEESSVSRTIIVTADDSMRFTHEPFNIQDGETIKFVVTNKGAIPHEFAIGTKDEHMEHGQMMMANPTMHHGPGGNAITVQPGETETLIWTFENAWQIEAACNIPGHYQAGMHSSVNIEDE, from the coding sequence ATGAAAAAAATTCTAACAATTGCAGCTGGTATCGCTTTGATCTCATCAGGCACTGTAAATGCTGGAGCAGGATCGGCTGTCCATGGTCATGGTGCGGGGCATGACACTCAGGCTAAACCATCGAATCATATGGACAGTAGCTCACACCATGAGCAAATGATGAATAGTGAAGGTATGGAAGGCCATGCACATTCAATGGACTCTTTGGCCGGAAAGCCAGGCGAAGAAAGTAGCGTCTCTAGAACCATAATCGTCACCGCAGATGACTCCATGCGATTCACCCACGAGCCTTTTAATATCCAGGATGGAGAGACGATAAAATTCGTTGTCACTAACAAAGGTGCCATTCCTCATGAATTTGCGATCGGTACCAAAGATGAGCATATGGAACACGGCCAAATGATGATGGCGAACCCAACAATGCATCACGGGCCAGGAGGAAATGCGATTACGGTTCAGCCGGGTGAAACGGAAACGCTAATCTGGACGTTCGAAAATGCCTGGCAGATTGAGGCGGCATGCAATATTCCGGGGCATTATCAGGCGGGGATGCATAGCTCTGTAAATATAGAAGACGAATAA
- a CDS encoding cupredoxin domain-containing protein: MLIINIFGILLIVGIVWWFWLYKPAEVSSDAGELLVTLESGVYQPARLSVPAGQPVSINFLRKEASPCAGTVVFSDLDISEELPLNKRKAIQLPALTAGSYSFTCQMQMYRGELIVTDKA, from the coding sequence ATGTTAATTATAAATATTTTTGGAATCCTGCTAATCGTCGGTATTGTTTGGTGGTTTTGGCTCTATAAACCGGCTGAAGTGAGTTCAGACGCAGGGGAGTTACTGGTTACCTTAGAAAGCGGGGTCTATCAGCCTGCGCGTTTGAGCGTACCCGCTGGCCAGCCCGTGTCGATTAACTTCTTGCGGAAGGAAGCCTCTCCTTGTGCCGGTACGGTGGTTTTCTCCGACCTTGATATTAGTGAAGAGTTGCCTCTCAACAAGCGAAAGGCTATTCAGCTACCGGCATTAACGGCTGGAAGCTATAGCTTCACTTGCCAGATGCAAATGTATCGAGGTGAGTTGATTGTCACCGATAAAGCTTGA
- a CDS encoding P-II family nitrogen regulator, producing MSYLRVMILVPIDKEKVLEEELKQVELSCMHFLKVRGYGCNPNFYASDWSDEVAKFELVIKEDQLELVKNSIKKACQTGSEDDGMIGVTPLTEMVSIKDL from the coding sequence ATGAGTTATTTGCGAGTGATGATTTTGGTTCCCATCGATAAAGAAAAGGTACTGGAAGAAGAACTAAAGCAGGTCGAGCTATCTTGTATGCATTTTCTTAAGGTACGAGGGTATGGCTGTAATCCTAACTTCTATGCGAGTGACTGGTCTGATGAAGTCGCCAAATTTGAGCTGGTCATAAAAGAAGATCAGCTTGAATTGGTGAAAAACTCGATAAAAAAGGCCTGTCAAACAGGGTCGGAAGATGACGGAATGATAGGTGTCACTCCATTAACTGAAATGGTCTCTATTAAAGACTTATAA